In the genome of Bacillus sp. S3, one region contains:
- a CDS encoding chromate transporter → MRYSPRSRFTLLTEILWISTKLGLTSFGGPIAHLGYFHNEYIRKRKWLDERSYADLVALCQFLPGPASSQVGIGIGVMRAGVLGGIMAFIGFTLPSVFALILFALLLNGMNMENAGWIHGLKIVAVVVVAHAILGMAQKLTPDLKRKSIALFALVGTLIWQTTYIQVGIILVSAMFGYLFFKQTASEEDTIITVPLSRGFAYTCLTLFFGLLIILPILREITSYEWIALFDSFYRSGSLVFGGGHVVLPLLEREFVPSGWISKENFLAGYGSAQAVPGPLFTFAAYIGAVINGWKGGLLATFAIFLPAFLLIMGTLPFWDHLRKNPKIKGALLGVNAAVVGILISAFYTPIWTSSIMSPIDFAFGSILFCLLVYWKLPPWIIVLLGALGGLLL, encoded by the coding sequence ATGCGATATTCTCCGAGAAGCCGATTCACCTTGTTAACCGAAATCTTATGGATATCAACAAAGCTTGGTTTGACTTCGTTTGGCGGCCCCATTGCTCATTTAGGATATTTCCACAATGAATATATCCGTAAAAGAAAATGGCTGGATGAACGCAGCTATGCTGATCTTGTTGCACTATGTCAATTTCTTCCTGGACCGGCTAGCAGTCAGGTTGGCATTGGGATTGGTGTCATGCGTGCCGGTGTATTAGGCGGAATAATGGCATTCATAGGCTTTACCTTGCCCTCAGTATTTGCACTCATTTTATTTGCCCTCCTTCTAAATGGGATGAACATGGAAAATGCTGGCTGGATTCATGGTTTGAAAATTGTCGCTGTTGTTGTAGTCGCACATGCCATTTTAGGGATGGCACAGAAATTGACTCCCGATTTAAAAAGAAAATCCATTGCCCTGTTCGCCCTTGTAGGAACTTTGATCTGGCAAACCACGTATATACAGGTAGGTATAATCCTTGTTTCTGCTATGTTTGGTTATCTATTTTTTAAACAAACGGCATCAGAAGAGGACACGATCATAACGGTTCCATTATCACGTGGATTTGCCTATACTTGTTTAACCCTTTTCTTTGGCTTACTTATCATACTTCCCATTCTTAGAGAAATAACGTCTTATGAATGGATTGCGCTTTTTGATAGTTTCTATCGGTCAGGTTCGCTTGTTTTTGGCGGTGGGCATGTTGTATTGCCCTTACTTGAGCGTGAATTTGTTCCATCAGGCTGGATTAGTAAAGAGAATTTTCTCGCAGGTTATGGTTCAGCGCAGGCAGTTCCTGGACCTCTTTTTACTTTTGCAGCATATATCGGGGCGGTAATCAACGGATGGAAGGGCGGCCTTTTGGCGACATTTGCTATTTTCCTGCCAGCTTTCCTATTGATCATGGGTACCCTGCCCTTTTGGGATCACCTTCGAAAAAACCCAAAAATCAAAGGGGCACTTCTAGGTGTAAACGCAGCAGTGGTCGGAATCTTAATCTCTGCTTTCTATACACCGATCTGGACTAGCTCAATCATGTCACCAATTGATTTTGCTTTTGGCTCTATTCTGTTTTGCTTACTTGTTTATTGGAAGCTTCCACCGTGGATCATCGTACTTCTAGGTGCACTGGGAGGATTATTGCTATGA
- a CDS encoding S8 family peptidase, with amino-acid sequence MERKVRLIPYQVIAEFEEVTEVPKGVEMIQAPEVWRASRGKGMTIAILDTGCETDHIDLKDRIIGGRNFTKDDRGDQNNYRDYNGHGTHVAGTMAAIFNETGVVGVAPEANLLIVKVLDKKGSGQYEWIINGINYAIEQKVDIISMSLGGSADVPELHDVIKKAIANGILVVCAAGNEGDGRDSTDELAYPGAYNEVICVGAIGLNRKISEFSNSNKEVDVVAPGESILSTYLNGKYAKLSGTSMATPHVAGALALIKAISNQAFDRNLTEPELYAQLIRRTIPLGNSPKLEGNGMVYLTTVEYLATLGSEKEEQGVLSV; translated from the coding sequence TTGGAACGAAAAGTACGCTTAATTCCGTACCAAGTGATTGCAGAGTTTGAAGAAGTAACCGAGGTGCCAAAAGGGGTGGAGATGATTCAGGCCCCTGAAGTGTGGAGGGCGTCCAGAGGGAAGGGAATGACAATCGCTATTTTAGATACCGGTTGTGAAACAGACCATATCGACTTAAAAGATCGAATCATTGGCGGGCGAAATTTTACAAAAGATGATCGCGGCGACCAAAATAACTATCGTGATTACAATGGACACGGCACACATGTTGCTGGGACAATGGCCGCAATTTTCAATGAGACGGGAGTCGTAGGCGTTGCGCCGGAAGCTAATCTATTAATTGTTAAGGTTCTTGATAAAAAAGGCTCAGGACAATATGAGTGGATAATCAATGGAATCAATTACGCGATTGAACAAAAGGTAGATATTATCTCTATGAGCCTAGGCGGTTCAGCGGATGTTCCCGAATTACATGATGTCATTAAAAAGGCTATTGCTAATGGGATTCTCGTTGTTTGTGCGGCTGGAAATGAAGGGGACGGACGAGACTCAACTGACGAGCTGGCCTATCCTGGTGCATACAATGAAGTGATCTGCGTGGGGGCGATTGGATTAAATCGTAAAATATCTGAATTCAGTAATTCAAATAAAGAGGTTGATGTAGTTGCCCCAGGTGAAAGTATATTATCAACCTATTTAAATGGTAAATATGCAAAGCTTAGCGGCACGTCTATGGCAACACCGCATGTAGCCGGTGCACTGGCATTAATTAAAGCAATCTCCAACCAAGCATTTGATAGAAATCTAACAGAGCCGGAACTATATGCCCAGCTCATAAGGAGAACAATCCCACTAGGAAATTCTCCGAAGCTAGAAGGGAATGGGATGGTGTATTTGACCACCGTGGAATATTTAGCAACGCTTGGCAGTGAGAAGGAAGAGCAGGGAGTTTTGAGTGTTTAA
- the cysI gene encoding assimilatory sulfite reductase (NADPH) hemoprotein subunit: MVKKTLTAPGGAPSDVERIKDESNYLRGTLKEVMQDRISAGIPDDDNRLMKHHGSYLQDDRDLRNERQKQKLEPAYQFMLRVRLPGGVAAPNQWLVMDELAEKYGNGTLKLTTRETFQMHGILKWNMKNTIQEIHASLLDTIAACGDVNRNVMCASNPYQSEIHAEVYEWSKKLSDDLLPRTRAYHEVWLDEEKVAGTPEVEEIEPMYGRTYLPRKFKIGIAVPPSNDIDVFSQDLGFIAIVEDSKLIGFNIAIGGGMGMTHGDTATYPQVAKVIGFCKPEQLYEVAEKTITIQRDYGNRSERKNARFKYTVDRLGLETVKEELENRLGWKLSEAKPYHFDHNGDRYGWVKGIQGRWHFTLFVEGGRVTDYDHVQLKTGLREIAKIHTGDFHLTANQNVIIANVSSQKKKKITELIEKYGLTDGKHVTALRRNSMACVALPTCGLAMAEAERYLPVLINKIEEIVDESGLREDDITIRMTGCPNGCARHALGEIGFIGKAPGKYNMYLGGAHDGSRLSKMYRENIGEAEILKELSVILPRYAKERQEGEHFGDFVIRAEIVKATTDGTNFHD, encoded by the coding sequence AACAGCACCAGGGGGAGCGCCGAGTGATGTCGAACGCATCAAAGATGAAAGCAACTATTTGCGCGGCACGTTGAAGGAAGTCATGCAGGACCGTATCAGCGCCGGCATTCCTGATGATGACAACCGATTAATGAAGCATCATGGCAGCTATTTGCAGGATGACCGCGACCTCCGTAATGAACGGCAAAAGCAAAAGCTGGAACCTGCCTATCAATTCATGCTGCGTGTTCGCTTGCCTGGAGGTGTTGCAGCTCCAAACCAGTGGCTTGTCATGGATGAACTCGCTGAAAAATATGGGAATGGCACTTTGAAACTGACCACACGTGAGACCTTTCAAATGCATGGGATTTTAAAATGGAATATGAAAAACACCATCCAGGAAATTCATGCTTCTCTATTGGATACAATCGCAGCTTGCGGCGATGTCAATCGTAACGTGATGTGCGCCTCAAATCCATATCAGTCTGAAATCCATGCCGAAGTATATGAATGGTCAAAGAAATTGAGTGATGATTTATTACCACGCACAAGAGCGTATCATGAAGTATGGCTGGATGAAGAAAAAGTGGCCGGCACTCCAGAAGTCGAAGAAATAGAACCAATGTATGGCCGGACTTACTTGCCACGAAAGTTTAAAATTGGCATTGCCGTGCCGCCATCCAATGATATTGATGTCTTTTCACAAGACCTTGGATTCATTGCAATAGTGGAAGACAGCAAACTGATTGGATTTAACATCGCCATTGGCGGAGGAATGGGCATGACCCATGGGGATACGGCCACATATCCACAGGTGGCCAAGGTTATTGGCTTCTGTAAACCAGAGCAGCTTTATGAGGTGGCTGAAAAAACGATTACCATTCAACGCGATTATGGAAATCGTTCCGAGCGAAAAAATGCCCGGTTTAAATACACTGTGGATCGACTTGGGTTAGAGACAGTCAAGGAAGAGCTGGAAAATCGCCTTGGGTGGAAGCTAAGTGAAGCGAAACCGTATCATTTCGACCATAATGGTGACCGTTACGGCTGGGTAAAAGGCATTCAAGGAAGATGGCATTTTACATTATTTGTTGAAGGCGGCCGTGTAACTGATTATGATCATGTACAGTTAAAGACGGGCTTACGCGAAATCGCAAAGATTCATACGGGTGATTTCCATTTGACAGCCAATCAAAACGTCATTATCGCCAATGTATCAAGCCAAAAAAAGAAAAAGATCACTGAGTTGATTGAAAAATACGGATTAACGGACGGCAAGCATGTTACTGCCCTCCGCCGCAATTCGATGGCATGTGTGGCGCTGCCGACATGTGGATTAGCGATGGCCGAAGCAGAACGCTATTTACCGGTTCTGATTAACAAAATCGAGGAAATTGTGGATGAAAGCGGCCTCCGTGAAGATGACATTACAATCCGCATGACTGGCTGTCCAAACGGATGTGCAAGGCACGCACTCGGGGAAATTGGCTTTATTGGCAAGGCACCAGGAAAATACAACATGTATCTAGGGGGAGCCCATGATGGCAGCCGCTTAAGTAAAATGTACCGTGAAAATATCGGTGAAGCAGAAATACTCAAAGAATTAAGCGTCATACTTCCGCGCTATGCAAAAGAACGGCAGGAGGGGGAACATTTCGGTGACTTTGTCATCCGCGCCGAGATTGTTAAAGCAACGACAGACGGCACAAATTTCCACGATTAA
- a CDS encoding J domain-containing protein gives MLNLKEATELLMNQGITANEQVVIRWILDGKLKAKRTKNLNIDYFIKPSDLAAFILQKQIEDRCSQFGVDYQDWEKTFYENKKLKQENEELKTMVRLEQTKVRGLKRMLQAEYALADSPPLTYAALLGLDMDADKELIKREFKKLLKGLHPDRGGDERLFRVFYDHYSKAK, from the coding sequence ATGCTGAATCTAAAGGAAGCTACCGAATTATTAATGAACCAAGGCATTACTGCCAACGAACAAGTTGTTATCCGCTGGATTTTAGACGGTAAGCTGAAAGCCAAACGAACCAAGAATTTAAATATTGATTACTTTATTAAACCAAGCGATTTAGCTGCATTTATTTTGCAAAAACAAATTGAGGATCGATGCAGCCAATTTGGAGTGGATTATCAGGATTGGGAAAAGACATTCTATGAAAACAAGAAATTAAAACAGGAAAATGAGGAATTAAAAACGATGGTTCGCCTTGAACAAACCAAAGTTCGCGGCTTGAAAAGAATGTTACAGGCAGAATATGCCCTGGCTGATTCCCCTCCCCTTACATATGCAGCATTATTGGGATTGGACATGGATGCTGACAAGGAATTAATCAAAAGGGAATTTAAAAAGTTACTCAAAGGACTCCATCCGGATCGAGGCGGTGATGAACGATTATTTCGCGTGTTTTATGACCATTATTCGAAAGCAAAGTAG
- a CDS encoding YezD family protein, with the protein MANVDQAKANFILSTLKNMEYGSVIITVHDGAITQIDKTEKTRFASKNSSFKNNK; encoded by the coding sequence ATGGCAAATGTGGATCAGGCAAAAGCGAATTTTATTCTTTCTACATTAAAAAATATGGAGTATGGCTCAGTTATAATAACTGTTCATGATGGAGCCATTACCCAAATTGATAAAACAGAAAAAACACGATTTGCATCAAAAAATTCATCGTTTAAAAACAATAAGTAA
- a CDS encoding YjcZ family sporulation protein yields the protein MYGYDGGGYGGGSSFVLIVVLFILLIIVGTSFMGY from the coding sequence ATGTATGGTTATGACGGCGGCGGATATGGCGGCGGCAGCAGCTTTGTATTGATTGTTGTCTTGTTCATTCTGCTTATCATTGTAGGTACTTCTTTCATGGGCTATTAA
- a CDS encoding MBL fold metallo-hydrolase: MKKYVNLDNVTSNKSFSDMRKWQKERRTKVKDLSVNIEQCPTKKVTEINENRNRTSFTWIGHSTFLIQLNGMNILTDPVWAKRMGFQKRLTEPGISLADLPKIDLVVISHGHYDHLDFPTLKKLKGNPHYFVPVGLKSLFTRKGYQKVTEMSWWENAEVKEITLHFVPAQHWTRRSLTDMNTSHWGGWIFKTQVETFYFVGDTGYFNGFKQIAERFTVDTVFMPIGAYEPEWFMADAHISPEDSVKAFLDLKAKLFVPMHYGAYRLADDTGPEALDRLYREWEKQQLPGEQLKVLLLGETVIETEK, translated from the coding sequence ATGAAAAAATATGTAAACTTGGATAATGTTACAAGCAATAAATCCTTTAGTGATATGAGGAAGTGGCAGAAGGAACGACGAACGAAAGTAAAGGATTTATCGGTAAACATTGAACAGTGTCCCACAAAAAAAGTGACCGAAATAAATGAAAATAGAAATCGCACTTCCTTTACGTGGATTGGGCATTCTACCTTTTTGATTCAGTTAAATGGCATGAATATTTTGACGGATCCTGTATGGGCGAAGAGGATGGGATTTCAAAAGCGACTGACTGAGCCGGGAATTTCTTTAGCAGATTTGCCTAAGATTGACCTTGTTGTCATTTCCCATGGTCACTACGATCATTTGGACTTCCCTACTTTAAAAAAATTAAAAGGAAATCCCCATTACTTTGTTCCTGTTGGGTTGAAATCACTTTTTACCAGAAAAGGCTATCAGAAGGTGACGGAAATGTCCTGGTGGGAAAACGCAGAAGTTAAAGAAATTACCCTTCATTTCGTCCCTGCACAGCACTGGACGAGACGGTCGCTTACAGATATGAATACATCCCATTGGGGCGGCTGGATTTTTAAAACACAGGTGGAAACCTTTTATTTTGTCGGTGATACGGGATATTTTAACGGTTTTAAACAGATTGCGGAGAGATTTACAGTAGATACGGTGTTTATGCCGATTGGAGCCTATGAGCCTGAGTGGTTTATGGCGGATGCCCATATTTCTCCGGAAGACAGCGTGAAAGCCTTCCTTGATTTAAAGGCAAAACTTTTCGTGCCGATGCATTATGGTGCTTACCGATTAGCCGACGATACAGGCCCGGAGGCATTAGACCGCTTGTACCGTGAATGGGAAAAACAGCAGCTTCCCGGGGAACAATTAAAGGTGCTCTTACTTGGTGAAACCGTGATTGAGACTGAAAAGTAG
- a CDS encoding metallophosphoesterase family protein gives MEKKIAIISDIHGNYSALQAVCKEIDQDTTIEQIYCLGDLIGIGYETNKVLDLLLSRSDISFVMGNHDEAIVDILSGREPYSRKRERDHHEWIAAHIDQSFLSFLSELPVTLSAECNGKRLDFVHYHLDEEGNFLPVDYDPTVEKLDFLYRDSAADIICFGHHHVIHHFKTKKRLYLNPGSLGCFHKPLASYAILIIGDHGEINVTFKEVPYDNKEFLLGYSKLNVPGSDYILKVFHGNQPLHYQ, from the coding sequence ATGGAGAAGAAAATCGCGATTATTTCCGATATTCATGGGAATTATTCCGCTCTTCAAGCTGTATGCAAGGAAATCGATCAAGACACTACCATTGAACAGATTTATTGCCTTGGAGATTTAATTGGCATCGGCTATGAAACAAATAAAGTGCTGGATTTACTGCTCTCTCGCAGCGATATTTCTTTTGTAATGGGAAATCATGATGAAGCGATTGTAGATATTCTTTCAGGGAGAGAGCCCTATAGCAGAAAGCGAGAAAGAGACCATCATGAGTGGATTGCCGCTCATATCGATCAATCATTTCTCTCATTTTTATCCGAGCTGCCCGTCACACTATCGGCTGAATGTAATGGAAAACGTTTAGATTTTGTCCACTACCATTTAGATGAAGAAGGTAATTTTTTACCAGTTGATTATGACCCGACCGTTGAGAAATTGGATTTTCTCTATCGTGATTCAGCCGCTGATATCATCTGTTTTGGTCATCATCATGTCATCCATCATTTTAAAACGAAGAAACGGCTCTACTTGAATCCCGGTTCACTTGGTTGTTTTCATAAGCCGCTTGCTTCGTACGCTATTTTGATCATTGGAGATCATGGTGAAATAAATGTCACTTTTAAAGAAGTACCCTATGATAATAAGGAATTTTTATTAGGATACAGCAAGCTGAATGTTCCGGGTTCAGACTATATATTGAAAGTCTTCCATGGAAATCAACCTTTACACTATCAATAA
- a CDS encoding DUF2062 domain-containing protein — protein sequence MRIKYKKYHLYQRIGRAFKLNFTKLLRSPGGAKKVALGFALGFGLEMLVISTASLIYILFVPIVKLAKGSLPASIIGNIIGKLTLLPVILLPFARQLGKLFFPIKVRIGHHGSFSFQNLLHGDFHSLVNLLHGGVHALIGMTIFGTILGIVSYFLVYYLYEKEKSNRLKRRRLKQEIRLPRIDKNLI from the coding sequence TTGAGGATAAAATATAAAAAGTATCATCTTTATCAACGGATTGGACGAGCCTTTAAATTAAATTTCACAAAACTGCTGCGTTCTCCTGGGGGAGCTAAAAAGGTAGCCCTCGGTTTTGCCCTCGGCTTTGGACTGGAAATGTTAGTGATTTCGACAGCTTCGCTTATTTATATCTTATTTGTCCCGATTGTCAAACTGGCAAAAGGTTCCTTACCAGCGTCTATTATTGGAAATATTATAGGGAAACTCACACTTCTGCCGGTGATTCTTTTACCATTTGCAAGACAACTGGGAAAATTGTTCTTTCCAATTAAAGTACGAATTGGCCATCATGGATCTTTTTCTTTTCAAAACTTATTGCACGGTGATTTCCATAGTTTAGTCAACTTGCTCCATGGCGGTGTCCATGCTTTAATCGGTATGACGATTTTCGGGACGATCCTTGGTATTGTATCTTATTTCCTCGTTTATTATCTCTATGAGAAAGAAAAATCGAATCGACTCAAAAGGAGACGTCTTAAACAAGAAATTCGTTTACCTAGGATCGATAAGAATTTAATTTAA
- a CDS encoding DUF4153 domain-containing protein yields MKWLKNLTHTLTGLTDAITRFPLTTLFLFGTVFINSYMISNEKDGSKILLTFVVGAFLSAVFQVVYDRFFSKLSIQVILMGMVVLLTAGYYLIIRQAPDPGMEIEMRTFVALFALLIAFIWVPVIRSNTSFNKSFMVSFKSFFNSLFFSGVIFGGISIILTAIDQLIFAIDSSAYAHTANFIFILFAPMYFLSLIPKYPGANEKNKPRKETIDKAASCPKFLEILLSYILIPLLAVFTLILVTYIIKNIGGEFWTDNLLEPMLVSYAITVILVYILVSEIENKFTATFRMIFPKVLVPIVLFQIMSSIFSLADTGVTHTRYYVILFGIFAAVAGILLSLLPVQKNGVIAAMLIIFSAVSIVPPVDAFTISRTSQSDILKNVLVKNNMLEHNKIRPNASISDKDKQIITNSVQYLYMMGYTKNMKWLPDDFNVYEDFHDTFGFDEYQKQDNFTQSIYLDLEQSTPITITGFDTFAKIEILMSDQHSDDKVFDMVKEGKEYTLFKNFQQDHYDLQLKDSNDQTLISYNTQKIFDKFSHYKPSKGHISAEEATFTTENDRAKLTIVVQNLGIEQQDAQYNNAMLFVFIQIK; encoded by the coding sequence TTGAAATGGTTGAAAAATCTTACTCATACACTCACAGGCTTGACGGATGCCATTACCCGTTTTCCCTTAACAACCCTATTTCTATTTGGCACTGTTTTTATTAATTCTTACATGATCAGCAATGAAAAGGACGGTTCGAAAATTCTTTTAACATTTGTTGTTGGGGCATTTCTTAGTGCCGTATTCCAGGTTGTCTATGACCGGTTTTTTTCAAAGCTTTCCATCCAAGTGATTTTAATGGGCATGGTTGTCTTGCTAACTGCAGGCTATTACCTCATTATTAGGCAAGCGCCTGACCCAGGCATGGAAATCGAAATGAGAACTTTCGTTGCCTTGTTTGCCCTGCTAATAGCCTTCATTTGGGTACCTGTCATAAGAAGCAACACAAGTTTTAACAAAAGCTTTATGGTTTCCTTTAAATCTTTCTTCAATTCCCTGTTCTTTTCTGGTGTTATTTTCGGGGGTATTAGCATTATTCTTACGGCAATTGACCAGTTGATTTTTGCCATCGATTCTTCTGCTTATGCACATACGGCCAATTTTATTTTTATTCTTTTTGCACCGATGTATTTCCTTTCACTCATTCCGAAATATCCAGGAGCAAATGAAAAAAATAAGCCGCGAAAAGAAACCATTGATAAGGCAGCCTCTTGTCCGAAGTTTTTAGAAATCCTGCTTTCCTATATACTCATACCGCTATTAGCCGTGTTTACGTTAATACTAGTGACTTACATTATCAAAAATATCGGTGGAGAATTTTGGACGGATAACTTACTAGAACCAATGCTCGTATCCTATGCGATTACCGTTATTTTGGTGTATATCTTGGTTAGTGAGATTGAAAACAAGTTTACTGCCACTTTCAGAATGATTTTTCCAAAAGTCCTGGTGCCAATCGTCCTCTTCCAGATTATGTCCTCGATTTTCAGTTTGGCTGATACTGGTGTAACACATACCCGCTATTATGTCATATTGTTTGGAATTTTTGCCGCCGTTGCAGGTATTTTATTGAGCCTTTTGCCTGTACAAAAAAATGGCGTGATTGCGGCTATGTTAATTATTTTTTCGGCTGTTTCTATCGTGCCTCCAGTGGATGCGTTCACCATCAGTCGAACGAGCCAGAGTGATATACTGAAAAACGTACTTGTGAAAAATAATATGCTCGAACATAATAAGATCAGGCCAAATGCATCTATTTCTGACAAAGATAAGCAAATAATTACCAATTCAGTTCAATACTTATACATGATGGGATATACAAAGAACATGAAATGGCTGCCAGATGATTTCAATGTATATGAAGATTTTCATGATACTTTTGGTTTTGATGAGTATCAAAAGCAGGATAATTTCACTCAATCGATTTACCTTGATCTGGAACAGTCAACTCCAATTACCATCACAGGCTTTGATACTTTTGCAAAAATCGAGATATTGATGTCAGATCAACATAGTGATGATAAGGTTTTTGATATGGTAAAGGAAGGTAAAGAGTATACCTTGTTTAAAAACTTTCAGCAAGATCACTATGACCTTCAATTGAAGGATTCGAATGACCAGACTCTTATCAGCTATAACACACAAAAAATCTTTGATAAATTTTCTCATTACAAGCCTTCTAAGGGACACATATCAGCAGAAGAAGCAACATTTACAACTGAAAATGATCGAGCCAAACTAACCATTGTCGTGCAAAATCTAGGGATTGAGCAACAAGATGCACAATATAATAACGCGATGTTATTCGTTTTTATTCAGATTAAATAG
- a CDS encoding rhamnogalacturonan acetylesterase — MGLKKVIMFGISVITASLILYTGIHVSKASSKAEQEITIYLAGDSTVSNYPASLSPRSGWGQELSNRFDSHVTVINQAKPGRSSKSFIDEGRLQWILHHINKGDYLFIQFGHNDEKRLDPSRYTNPSTTYKSYLKQYIQGARGNGAIPILVTPVERMSFSVDGMAQASHGEYPKAMKELASEENVPVIDLTAKSRELFQQLGPEQTKTLFMWLKAGEYPHYPDGAMDSTHFRKNGAIEIASLVIEGIDELDLPLQEYVRKVDH; from the coding sequence TTGGGACTGAAAAAGGTTATCATGTTTGGGATATCTGTAATAACTGCAAGTTTGATTTTATATACAGGCATCCATGTATCTAAAGCCTCATCCAAGGCGGAGCAAGAAATAACCATTTATCTTGCGGGAGATTCAACGGTATCGAATTATCCGGCGTCTTTATCGCCGCGCTCAGGCTGGGGTCAAGAGCTATCCAATCGATTTGACAGTCATGTCACTGTGATCAATCAAGCAAAGCCGGGGAGAAGTTCGAAAAGCTTCATTGATGAAGGAAGATTGCAGTGGATTTTGCATCATATTAATAAGGGGGATTATCTGTTCATCCAATTCGGTCACAATGATGAAAAAAGATTGGACCCATCGAGGTACACGAATCCGTCCACTACCTATAAAAGTTATTTAAAACAATATATCCAAGGTGCCCGGGGAAATGGAGCGATACCCATTCTTGTTACACCGGTGGAAAGAATGAGTTTTTCAGTCGATGGTATGGCACAAGCATCACACGGCGAATATCCTAAAGCCATGAAGGAACTAGCGAGCGAAGAAAACGTTCCAGTCATTGATTTAACAGCAAAAAGTAGAGAATTGTTTCAGCAGTTAGGGCCGGAACAAACGAAGACACTGTTCATGTGGCTAAAAGCAGGAGAATATCCTCATTATCCCGATGGGGCAATGGACAGCACCCATTTTCGGAAAAATGGGGCCATAGAGATTGCCAGCCTAGTGATAGAAGGAATCGATGAACTTGATTTACCGCTTCAGGAATATGTTCGAAAAGTAGACCATTGA
- a CDS encoding bile acid:sodium symporter family protein produces the protein MKALERLSQFVGNTFAIWVLIFAVLAFVSPPAFTWIAPHISLLLGIIMFGMGLTLSGNDFKEVFKRPKDVAIGVVGQFLIMPGLAFLLSKGLNLAPEIAVGVILVGCCPGGTASNVMTFLSKGDVALSVTITSVTTILAPLVTPALILLLASEWIPVDPAGLFLSIVKIVLFPIILGVIVKKLFNRQAQASVKVLPLISIIAIVAIVAAVVSANQAAIAKTGFLIFVVVVLHNCLGYFIGYLFGKLFKMDLSKKKAVAIEVGMQNSGLGAAIAAAHFSPLAAVPSAIFSVWHNISGPILATIFSRMKNDKNAAGNEGKTLSV, from the coding sequence TTGAAAGCTTTAGAACGTCTTAGTCAATTTGTCGGCAATACTTTTGCCATTTGGGTACTGATATTTGCCGTCCTTGCATTTGTATCGCCTCCAGCATTTACCTGGATTGCTCCACACATTTCTCTATTACTTGGAATTATAATGTTTGGGATGGGGCTAACTTTATCTGGAAATGATTTCAAAGAAGTTTTTAAACGGCCAAAGGACGTCGCGATTGGAGTTGTAGGCCAATTTTTAATCATGCCCGGGCTAGCCTTTTTACTTTCGAAAGGTCTGAACCTAGCTCCAGAAATTGCAGTTGGCGTTATTTTAGTAGGCTGCTGCCCAGGAGGCACAGCTTCAAACGTAATGACATTCCTTTCCAAAGGGGATGTTGCCTTAAGTGTCACCATCACATCGGTTACAACGATCCTTGCACCACTTGTCACACCAGCTCTTATTCTGTTACTTGCCAGTGAATGGATTCCAGTTGATCCTGCTGGACTATTCCTTTCAATCGTTAAAATCGTTCTCTTCCCGATTATTCTTGGAGTTATAGTGAAAAAGTTATTTAATAGACAAGCACAAGCAAGCGTGAAAGTTCTACCGCTTATTTCCATTATTGCGATTGTCGCAATCGTTGCAGCAGTTGTATCTGCTAACCAAGCAGCGATTGCAAAAACAGGATTCCTTATTTTTGTGGTTGTTGTTCTTCATAACTGTCTTGGCTATTTTATTGGCTACCTATTTGGTAAACTCTTTAAAATGGACTTATCGAAGAAAAAGGCTGTCGCCATTGAGGTAGGAATGCAAAACTCTGGTTTAGGCGCTGCCATTGCAGCTGCACATTTTTCACCACTAGCTGCCGTACCAAGTGCCATTTTTAGTGTTTGGCACAACATTTCTGGCCCAATCCTTGCAACCATCTTCAGCCGGATGAAAAATGATAAAAACGCAGCTGGAAATGAAGGGAAAACATTATCAGTGTAA